AGTTTGAGGGTGCCTCCAAACCTGTCCATTCTCTAGTCTGTCCTGCATGACCTCTACACCAGAAGCTTATGTCCAGAGTGGAACAAGAGCTATCTTTATTGGGGGAATGAATGCTGTGACTGGGCAGGGCTAGGAGAACAAGTCAGAGAGACTGAAGGAGATAATGGAGGGATGAAGCAGGGACCGAGGACTTGTGGGAACATTCCCCTATCACAGGGGGAACAGAGCTGGTGTAACCTCCTATTCCTAGTTCCTGCACTTAAGAGCTTCACGTGCCTGTCTTCTCCTTTACTCCCAGGCAGGGACTCTGCTTACCTCTGGGATCTCCTTCTTCTGTGGCAGCTTTTACTACCAGGCACTGACAGGAGACACCAAGGCAATACCAATTGCCCCTGTGGGGGGCTCCCTGCTTATTCTTGGCTGGCTTGCCCTAGCTCTTTGATATTCTTCCCTTGCATTGTCCCGCCTGACCAGTCTTCAGACTAACCTCTAGGCATGAAGCAGCAAACCTGTTTTTGTCAGAGTACTCCAGTTATTCCTGGGAGAAGCCACCAACATCAGATGGTACGCTGGGGAACTTGATTTCTTAGTCTTTGCCAGTGTTTTGTTTGGAGATTGGGagtaagaagaaaattaaaaataaaatgcagaaaacTTTGACATCTTTATTAATCCCACCTGGGTAGTAGGGTGTGGGAGGAATCTGACCTGGGAGActtctttatattctttcctttggtaatCTCATGTCCTGGACTGGCTTCATCTATTACTCTTATATTAACCTCACATTTACAAGTCCCTGGGTTTTCTTGTCAGCTCTGATAGGTTCAATTGCTGTTACACAAATGACTCCCATTAATCTCTCCCCAACTCcaatcccacatcaccaactcCCTGCTACGTATGTCTATATTTCTAAACTAAGCATGTTTAAAACAGAATCTTTCCCCAAAACACATCACTTCTTCAAATTTCCCATTAAGAAAGCACCATCTCCCAGATATCCCGGTTTGTAACTTTAAAGTCATCTTTGTCTTTTCCCTCTACCTCAGCCTCCATAATTGAGTTGCCAAGTCTTGAAAATTGTACCTCACTGACCTCTCTCCTATTCATCCCCCTCTTTCTACTCAAACTGCCACTAACTCAGCACTTCATCACCTCCCattgggctattgcaatagccctcTAATTGCTCTTCTTGATTCTagcctttcttttcttcagtctttccttCAGGCAGCTTCCAAAATAATCTTTAATCCaaacaagtacctactatgtgcaaggtactttgcctcagtgtcctctttGTAAAGTGGATTGGATAAGATAATCTTTGAGGATCTGTTCTGTTCTGACATTCTGTAGGCCTACATCTAAAGCTAATGCattcttccttccattctattaTAGATTCCACCATTTTGAAAGTCAAGGTTGAAACCTACTTCCAGGCACCAAGTCTTGTCCATTCTGTTTTGAAAATATCTCCAGCAAACAGCCCCTGCCATCAAGGAACCTACGTATTATTGTgtatgggggtagggagagaatatgacatgtacatatataaatttattcaAATTAATTTCAAGGAGGAGAGAACACAAACAAATGGAGTAACAGTGGTTGGGGAAAGCCTTGTGTAGGAGGTAGCATCTAAACTATTTGGAAATGAATTCCAAACATAGGAGACTACCTATTCTAAGACACAGAGGAGGCAGGAGATGACAGGGGTTTGACCATGTTGTGACATTTGACTCAACTATCTTCGATGCCCTTCATGGTCCCTCCCTTTCATAGTTGAATCCTTTCCTACCATGTTAAGGTTGCCTGATTAGCATACCAGGACCTAAGCCTAAAGGCCCCTTTTCATCAACCTAAGGTAGCCCCTCCACCCCTACCTCAACCAGGCTGATTTGGTATCCCTTGCCATGCTTAACTCCCTTAAGGATTGGAGAAAGAGGAAACCACTCTGACCCTTCTAGTTCCTGTATCAAATTTGACTCACCTTATGGCCAAATCTCTAGCTTTACTTTCCACCTGAGGGAATCCCTGATGGGATCCCTTACTCTGCCAGAGCTGTTTCTGGTTGGGAATATATACTAAATAAACCTGTTTGCTTTTCTAACTTCCTGCCTCTGCAGTCCTTGCTGCTTCCTAAGTGCCTCATGAGTATTTCCCTTGCAGTTCCCCTCCCCCTTGACCTCATAAGCAGAGTCTATGGGGGAGGGACAAACCACATCATTCTCTTGACTTTCTATAGCATCTaggacaaaatgaaaactttttggATAGGTATTTTAAGGTCTCCCATAATATGTCTCTGATCTACCCTGACAGCCTTATTTCTCTTTATCCCCCTTCATGTCCTAATCTATTTTAAAGTCAAGTATTAgcttccccaccccccagccccgAATTTAGCATTCCTCATCTATCTCTCACTTTTGTGCATTTAAACAAGCCCTCTCCAGCACCTAGAATGTGCTACTTCCTTATTCCAACCTCCCAAAATACTTATCTTCCTTTTAGTCTGGTTATCACCTCCTCAAGTATCATCTCCTCCAGAAGCCTTCCTTGTTGCTATCTCCTCAAATTACAACCATGTTGTAAGCTCCTTTGGGGGGGttggaactgttttatttttgtcttttatatgcTCAGGACCTAGTATAGCGTCTTAGACGCAGTAAGCCTTATTAACATTTGTTGAAGCGAGTCTAAGGCATGTCCTTGTGCTCCACAAATTTTTTTTACATCCATcccctccttttcatttttactgCAACCATCTCATTCTGATGCTTACTTTCTCTTATAACTCCAATTGAGTTGTGTTACCATTGCTAAACTAGTCATCATAATGCTcaggtctaatcatgtcattCCTCTTCTCAAAAACCTTTAGTGACTCCTCTAAAGTCTACTACATAAAGTTCAAATTCCTTAATCtggcattcaaatcctgcctactctgactccaacctacttttccaccCTTATCTCACACTATTCTCCTTCTTATACTCTATAGTCCATCCAAATTCCTTGAATTTACTCCTACATTTTCCTGTCTTATTACACTTTTGATTATGGCATTCCTTTGACCTGAAATGTCCttttccagcatctctgccagtTGAAATCCACAGAGGCTGAACTGAAAagccacttcctccatgaagccttctcttatCTCCCCTTTTCAGGAGCAGAAGATTATCTCTTCTTCCCCTGAACTCTCGTAGCACTTTGTATTTCTCTCCCACTTATCACACTCAACCTTGATTCCAGTTGTTTTATATCTAAGTGATATCTCCCCTAGCAGACTGCAATTATGgtgttttattcatctttatgTCCCATTAGACTCCcctctagtacatagtaggtgcttagtaaatgagAATGAAtgtaattgttaaaaaaaaaaatgggacacagaaacagaggcaaaggTTAGAATGCTAGAGACATTTTAAAGGCAGAATGGACAAGGCTTAGTAATTGacaatagagaaaaaagagggtGGGGGGAAAAGACACCAAGACTGCAGGcaagtttgacttttaaaatggcAGAATCAGTAACAGTCTGAAAAGGAAGAAGATCTTGGCTTTAGATGTGTCCCTCAaccaatcaagaagtatttattaaatagctacttTGTACAAGACACCAttctaagccctgggaatacagatacaaaaaatgaaacaattcctactctgAAGATGCTTGCTTTGTATGGGGGAAGATTACAACAAGATACATATGTAAGAAATCAGGTATTggtatttctcctcccttcccccctccaactCACTGTTAACATTGAGTGATGTTAAAACAGATTAATCACAGAGGTGTTAATGAAGTAACATGATTTTCACACCTGTGAGAACACTTTCTCTGATGCAATTAAAGGGAGCCCAGCCATTGGGTGAGCAAGATGAGGTGatacatcaaatgagataatatttgtaaaaaaggaaTTAGCTAATAgctgtaataataatagttaacatttgcatagtgcctactatgcaccatgCACTGTTCTAAACTTcttacaaacatttcatttgatcctaacaaccagtctgggaggtaggtgctatttattattatccccattttaaagctgaggaaactgaggcaaatgaagattaacttgcccaggatcacacaacgaGGTcacattggaactcagatcttcttgattccaggacttcctggcttagcacaatgcttatcctctcccctccccctacacaAGTATGTATTGAATAAATACAGTATAAATACTAGGTCGTTAAATGTAAAGTAGTCAGTAAGGAAGGGCACTAGCAAttggggagatcagaaaaggctctCTGTGATACTTGTAAGCCAAGAGAATTCTGTGTAGATTCAGGGACCTCAATGACAATTTGCCTagtctattttacagaagaaaccactgaagcccagagagaggaagcaacTTGACCACACCTAGTTAGAGCCTCCAAGATCCCAGGGTTCCAAATGTCCATTCAGATGTTCTACACTACCTCCCTTTGAGTTTTAATTAAGATAAGACAACCCAAGGGAGTCTGCAGGATGAGAAATGTCTGGGTCTCACATGTGTGAGGTAAGGACCAGAGATCCTTATGTGGGCATGGGAAacgtgcacatagtaggtgcttaataaagattgATTGATCGATGCACACAGAAGTGGAAACGTGCCATGTGAGAGGAACCAGTTAGGGAAAGTTTCAGGGAGGTCGTAGTTCCTACATGTACCCGGAGGGAGCGCTGTGGCCATGTGGTGGAAGTGTACGTGTTGTGCCCAGTGTGGTGATCCCTCCGAACCACAGTAACTTTTTCCATTAAACCCGCTCCCTTCCCTGCATATCCGCACCCCGCCCTTCCACTTCAGGGCTGGTGCATTTGCTCATCAGCACCCAACACCTTGGGGCTGGCTGATTAGCATACGGTGGGGATAGGCCCGCGGAGGccgccacccccaccccagtgccGTGGGGTGCCATTTCCCAGCAGCGGAGGCTGGCCCGGACCCCTTCCGCGCTCCTTCTCCTCCCGGCTCTCCCCGCCCATCCCTTCTCCTCCGAGGCCGAGGCCGTGTGCTAGATACATGCATCTTGCCTGACTCCCGCCTCCCCGCTCCCTAGAATGACTCCCTGAGCACCAGCCGACGCCGAGCGGCGCTGCCCAAGCCCGGCGGGTCCCTGCTGGTGCCTGCGGCCCCGCCGCTTCAGGGTACGGCCGCTAGACCTCGTCGGACCCTAGATCTCGAGCTCTGAACCcgcagaggaggaggaaggagaggctgggggagggACGGTCTCTCGGCCGTCTCTCGGCCTTTCACTTTtccatcctctctcctttccGCTTCGGTTCTCCCTGTGGTCGGGAAGATCCGGAAAGGGGAGGGGTAGGGGCCCAGAGAAAGCAGCTGCGTgtccttctcctctcccaccccGCCGAGGGGGTTGGGGGGGGTCTGCATTACTGTTCGGGGCTCCCCCCAAACCTAGGCGGAAGGGCAGTTCGGGGGCTCGCATGATCTGAATGTAGTTTCCCCCTCCTGAACAGAACAGCCGGACCCCGCCTGGCACCTCCCGTAATCCCGGGGGTGGGGGCTGCCTACCGTAAGCCGGGCAGTCCGATTGGGGCGGGGAGGGAAGTGGAGCAGGGCGGGatctcgggggggggggggggaaggagaggagaacaaagagactgGGCGAGTGGAGGGAGCTGGAACTGGTGTGGCTGGGACCCAGGCGTTCCAGGACACCCGGGTCCCTTGGAGAGCTTCTTCGTCCACTCCCCCCTCCCAACCCCCAGTCCGACGCCGGCATCTCGATTCCTGCGTCCACTTGTGTTTCTCCGAGTGAGCCTGAGCCTCGACTCCGCCTTTCTCCTGGTCCCAGATTTGTCTCCTCTGCCTCTATATCTCTTtgttccccctcctttttctctctacaactttcccctctcatctttctttctctagaagACACTTCCCAGGGGACATCGACATCCACCTCCATGGCAGGTAAGGGTATCATCTGTGGAGGTAATTAGGGATTCCTAGGGTAGGGTGGTTACTGGGCAGGGATGGGAGCGTTCTTGTCTCTGAGAGATAAGTGGGGGTGGGCTGACCTCCATAGGGCCTCCTATTATCTCTTAATTCTTAGGTTTGGAAGCTGGTGAAGGAGGGAGTGGGATGTCCAGGGAGGCATCTCTTGGGAATGTAGTTGAACCTGCTAGGAAGGGGCCCCTCCCAGTTATCCTCTcatgctgtctctctctgttctaCCCGCTTCATCTTTTTCtccaggtgtttttttttaaatttcttccttccaCTATGTGTTTCCTCTTAGTTCTTGGGGGAGATTAAGGAAAGTAAGGAGGCCAGTCTACTTCTCACATCTTCCTTCTTCCATATCGCCTTCCTACAGGTTACTTACCCCCCAAAGGCTATGCCCCATCACCCCCATACCCAGTGGCCCAGTCTGCCGCATATTCTAATCCTGCACCTGCACCTGCCCCAGGCCACATTGTcaacctcttcccttcccctggtCCTGTGGCCCCTCCGGAACCAGAACCAGTTACTGTTCCCTTCCTGCAGTTGCCCAGCGTCCCTTCTGGCCTGGAATTCCTTGTACAGGTGAGTTAGAAGTATGAGGGAGGAAGGCTCTGGGATCTGAACCCTAAgtcattttcacacacacacattatttcatttagtccATAAAACATGATGTTAGGTGGGGTAAATCCAAATATTATGCCCATTTCATggctgaggaaatggagactggaGGTTGTCATTTGGGTGGGGAAAATATGATGAGAatacaaaattaattttatatacatttttagatGTAGACCTTgaattcaaggagcttataacctGATAAAAGAGATAAGACCATATTTGTGAATAACTTTAATATATGACATAATGTGACATAAGAGAGATATAAAATactagaggagaaaaaggagaaaaacagttttgaaagGGGGTTGTGGTAGTAgtgaatcaggaaagacttctggGAAGAAGAAGCTAGAGTGTTTGAAGGATGAATAGGATTTGAACAGGTGGAAGAAGGAGAACTAAGAAATTAGGGGCTTAAGCAAAAAGGGCATGAAAGGGAAAGCAGTAGGAAATATAACTGGAAATTCAGGCTTTCTTTCTAGCTCCATGGGGTAGCAGAGAagtgtgtttgtatgtatctcTCTTCCTAGATTGATCAGATCCTGATTCATCAGAAGATTGAGCGGGTGAAAGGTAAGTCGGGTGTAATTGTGTCAGATATGGAAATTTGATAGGCTGGAGAATGATTGAGGTAGGAGTTGGGAGAGGAAATCTTCTGGTTGGAAATTGGTAGGATACAAAATGGTGGGAAACTGGGCATTCTTTCTCTAAATCATCCTATCAGCTCCCCTTGGTTCAACTATCATCCTTAGGCCAGTTACtcctctatatctatatatacttagatatctagtGCTAGACTAGAGAGCCCTTAGTTACATTTCTTCCTAACAGACAATTGgacatttccttaaaaaaaattttcattgatattttttgtttttacatctctttcattttccaatattttcttcctattttccttaCTCAGAGatccatcccatataacaaagagtaaaaaagaaagggaaaatgtggcagttcagcaaaactaaggaCGTAGATAGCAACCAAGTCCAACGTTGTAGGCATCATTTCACACACCTGTAACTCCTCACTTCCAAAAAGACAGGCAAttgcaatatattatatataattacaatTACACAATATtcagtttcatttgttttatcCACTTACGTTGTTGAAGtcatatatattgtttttctggttgtgtgtgtgtgtttgttcttagtctttccatgattctctatattcttcatattcatcattttgcaTATCAGAGTGGTGTTTCGTTATTCCTATACCCCATATGGCACATTGCCAATTGGATATCTCATGGGCATCTTAAAAATCAGCAATTCtcaaagagaactcattatctcttctctccttcccacttcctGATAGCCTTATTTTATTGAAGGTGCCACTATCCCTGTAGACAAATCCTCAAAGgtatcctcttctctctttcttactcTATATACCCAAtcacttgccaaatcttgtcattctaCCTCTACCACACCTCTCCCATTTGTCTCCTCTTCACTCCCTGGGCCATTACCCAGGTACAGGCTCTTGTCACATCTGGCCCAGACTACCACAAGAATCTCCTAATCCGTCTCTTTGCATCCaacttctccccactccaatcttcAATTTGACTTCATTATTCCCCTGTTCGGGAAGTCCCAGTAGCTTACAATTACCCCTAAGATAACTctgtttaaagcccttcacattcTGACTCCAATCTGTCTTTCCTGGCTTATTTCACCTTACTCCCCTTAACAAACTCTGTGTTCCTACCAAACTGGCCCACTTTCTATTCCCTCACAGACAGCATCAGACCTCTGCTATCCCTGCCTTTGCATGGGctttctcccatgcctagaattcccCTTTACTCATCTCTAACTTGTAGAATCCCTAAATTCCTTCCTGGCTAAGCTCAAAGCCTGTTTTGATTTGCTGGTTGCCGGTGGTCTTCCCTGACTATCAGAAATTACTCTGCATATACTGGGTATCTTCTTATTTTTATGTTGTTCCTTCGTAGCGTCCAATTGTAAGCTCCTCCAGAGCAGTAACTATTCCATTTATGTCATCGTGTCCTAATCAGTATAATGTCTGGTACATCACAAGTGCTTAGTAAATAGTTATTGAAGGAGTGAATGAAGGGATGAAAGAATTAATGAATGTGGAAGTAGGGCTCAGAAATTCAGTACTAATGTCTATGTATTTGCCTCTCCTTACCTCTTGCTCCTAGCATTTTTTGGCTGGGATGTCTGTAATCGATATGAGCTACATTCTGGAGTAGGGCTTCCACTGGGCCAGGCAGTTGAGGAAAGCAGCTGCTGTGCCCGCCTCTGCTGTGGGGCTCGCCGGCCCATGCGTATCCGTGTGGCTGATTCCAGGAACCGTGAGGTCCTGCACTTGATCCGCCCTCTCCACTGTGGGTCCTGTTGCTGCCCTTGCTGCCTTCAGGAGGTGGGCCTGGATGTTTGAGACTTTAAGGGAGCTTGGGTTTGTGGACAAGGTCTTAGAGGCAGGACCAAAGATTTGAAACCTGGGAGGTGGAAAGCTAGAGCTAGGGACCTTAACTGTGGGGGAGCTAGATTGAGGGACTGAGAGGCCTTGGGGCTAGGGAGTCAGAACTTGGTTGTCTTCCACTATGGGACCAAGCCCACGAAGAAAACTGGGGCCTGGATTGGGGACTGGACAGCTTGGAACCCTGTAGTGATTCCATCTTCTTATGACCTTAGCTGGAAGTACAGGCTCCCCCTGGCACAACTGTTGGGCACGTACTACAGACCTGGCATCCCTTCCTGCCCAAGTTCTCAATTCAGGATGCAGATCGCCAGACACTGCTTCGAGTCGTGGGGCCATGCTGTGCCTGTGGTTGTGGCAGTGACACCAACTTTGAGGTAGGGATTAAGAGGCAGGAATTATGACAATGAAATTCAGGGAACCAGTGATAACTCTGAGTTTTATTATTTATGCTGATTATGTGATGTCCCCTTACGTAAATGGAGAAGTACACAAAAGTCTAACATACCTTGATGATCTAAGAAAATCACCCCTAGAAAGCAAGATGGCCAGTTCTAAGATTATGGATCTCTAATGCC
The DNA window shown above is from Notamacropus eugenii isolate mMacEug1 chromosome 2, mMacEug1.pri_v2, whole genome shotgun sequence and carries:
- the PLSCR3 gene encoding phospholipid scramblase 3 isoform X1 — its product is MAGYLPPKGYAPSPPYPVAQSAAYSNPAPAPAPGHIVNLFPSPGPVAPPEPEPVTVPFLQLPSVPSGLEFLVQIDQILIHQKIERVKAFFGWDVCNRYELHSGVGLPLGQAVEESSCCARLCCGARRPMRIRVADSRNREVLHLIRPLHCGSCCCPCCLQELEVQAPPGTTVGHVLQTWHPFLPKFSIQDADRQTLLRVVGPCCACGCGSDTNFEVKTKDESRSVGRISKQWGGIVPEALTDADQFGLQFPLDLDVRLKAVLLGAAFLIDYVFFEKPRDANPGPSVVTS
- the PLSCR3 gene encoding phospholipid scramblase 3 isoform X2, encoding MRIRVADSRNREVLHLIRPLHCGSCCCPCCLQELEVQAPPGTTVGHVLQTWHPFLPKFSIQDADRQTLLRVVGPCCACGCGSDTNFEVKTKDESRSVGRISKQWGGIVPEALTDADQFGLQFPLDLDVRLKAVLLGAAFLIDYVFFEKPRDANPGPSVVTS